One Thermodesulfobacteriota bacterium genomic region harbors:
- the lpxD gene encoding UDP-3-O-(3-hydroxymyristoyl)glucosamine N-acyltransferase: MANRFLLSELAPKIGAALQGPDAEVGGIASIEEAGPEQVTFLSNPKYAVHARETKAAAIIAKAPVAGAGCAFLLSPNPYHSFACAVELFHPTVRPPAGISPQASVHPGAVLGKDVSIGPFAVVQEGAVIGDRAVLLAGVFVGAGASVGEDCLLHPRVTLYHGVKVGKRAILHAGCVIGSDGFGFAPSETGFKKIQQVGIVEIEDDVEIGANTTIDRAALGVTRIGRGTKLDNLIQVGHNVVIGKNTVIAAQTGISGSCKVGDRVMIGGQAGLAGHLEVGDGVMLGAKTGVATSISAKESAAWSGIPVMPHKTWLRMVMLLPSLPELFRRVKRLEGGNPEKEEG; encoded by the coding sequence GTGGCAAATAGATTCCTTCTTTCGGAGCTGGCGCCGAAGATCGGCGCCGCGCTCCAGGGACCGGACGCCGAGGTCGGGGGGATCGCCTCCATCGAAGAGGCGGGCCCGGAGCAGGTGACCTTCCTGTCGAACCCGAAATACGCGGTGCATGCGCGGGAGACGAAGGCGGCCGCGATCATCGCCAAGGCGCCCGTCGCGGGGGCGGGGTGCGCGTTTCTTCTGTCGCCGAACCCATATCACTCCTTCGCGTGCGCCGTCGAGCTGTTCCATCCGACGGTGCGGCCCCCCGCGGGAATCTCTCCCCAGGCGAGCGTCCACCCGGGGGCCGTCCTGGGGAAGGACGTCTCGATCGGACCCTTCGCCGTCGTGCAGGAAGGGGCGGTCATCGGCGACCGGGCCGTGCTCCTCGCCGGCGTCTTCGTCGGGGCGGGCGCTTCCGTGGGCGAGGATTGCCTCCTCCATCCGCGCGTGACGCTGTACCATGGCGTGAAGGTGGGGAAACGGGCGATCCTCCACGCCGGATGCGTCATCGGGAGCGACGGGTTCGGCTTCGCTCCATCGGAAACGGGGTTCAAGAAGATCCAGCAGGTCGGGATCGTCGAGATCGAGGATGACGTGGAGATCGGCGCCAACACCACGATCGACCGGGCCGCGCTGGGCGTCACCCGGATCGGCCGGGGGACCAAGCTCGACAACCTGATCCAGGTGGGCCACAACGTCGTCATCGGGAAGAACACCGTCATCGCGGCGCAGACCGGGATCTCGGGAAGCTGCAAGGTCGGGGACCGGGTGATGATCGGGGGGCAGGCGGGGCTGGCAGGGCACCTGGAGGTCGGCGACGGAGTGATGCTCGGGGCGAAGACGGGCGTCGCCACATCCATCTCCGCGAAGGAATCGGCCGCGTGGTCCGGCATCCCCGTGATGCCCCACAAGACGTGGCTGCGGATGGTGATGCTGCTGCCTTCGCTTCCAGAGCTGTTCCGGCGGGTGAAGCGGCTGGAGGGCGGAAATCCGGAGAAAGAGGAGGGATGA